Proteins encoded in a region of the Tautonia rosea genome:
- a CDS encoding WD40 repeat domain-containing protein, protein MKQSVSILIALSLMLGWGVSLHARPYSVGEPPITDLAFAPDGASLVATSQRGILILDRAELRLRATLESESTNLHALAFSPSGDRLAVGGGQPTVEGTVEIRDWPGGALRVTFSEQTDSVVDLVWIDEDTIAAASLDHSIVLLEVASGKVIRRLEGHSRGVSALASMPGEGLLVSAGRDQSLRVWEIASGDLVHSLDHHTLPVNAAAPRPGGAGLAVVATAGDDRTVRFWQPAIGRMVRFVRLDSVPLALAWLPDGSRAVVSCADGRVRFIDPTTVEVTADLPAIDGWAYAIAVDPTDADLLVGGQDGRIHRVAWK, encoded by the coding sequence ATGAAGCAATCTGTTTCGATCTTGATTGCGCTTTCGCTGATGCTCGGGTGGGGTGTCTCCCTCCATGCTCGCCCGTATTCGGTCGGAGAACCGCCAATCACCGATCTGGCGTTCGCTCCGGACGGCGCATCGTTGGTGGCGACCTCGCAACGTGGAATCCTGATCCTTGACCGGGCTGAGCTCAGGTTGCGGGCAACCCTGGAATCGGAGAGCACGAACCTGCATGCGCTGGCGTTCTCTCCATCGGGGGATCGGCTCGCGGTGGGAGGTGGCCAGCCCACGGTGGAGGGGACCGTCGAGATCCGAGACTGGCCCGGAGGAGCATTGCGAGTGACCTTCTCGGAGCAGACCGACTCGGTCGTTGACCTGGTCTGGATCGACGAGGATACGATCGCAGCGGCAAGCCTCGACCACAGCATCGTCTTGCTGGAGGTCGCCTCGGGCAAGGTGATTCGCCGCCTTGAAGGGCATTCCCGAGGCGTGTCGGCGCTGGCGTCGATGCCAGGAGAGGGCTTGCTCGTCAGCGCGGGTCGAGACCAGAGCCTTCGGGTCTGGGAGATCGCGTCGGGGGATTTGGTCCACAGCCTCGATCACCACACCCTGCCGGTCAATGCTGCCGCGCCACGTCCCGGCGGTGCGGGCCTGGCCGTGGTGGCGACGGCCGGTGATGACCGAACCGTCCGGTTCTGGCAACCCGCGATCGGCCGAATGGTTCGCTTCGTCCGTCTGGACTCGGTACCGCTCGCCTTGGCCTGGCTACCCGACGGCTCACGGGCCGTGGTGAGCTGTGCCGACGGTCGTGTCCGGTTCATCGACCCAACAACCGTCGAAGTCACCGCGGATCTGCCCGCGATCGACGGCTGGGCCTACGCGATTGCCGTGGATCCAACCGACGCGGATCTGCTGGTCGGAGGTCAAGACGGCCGAATTCATCGGGTCGCCTGGAAGTGA
- a CDS encoding methionine adenosyltransferase: protein MDDIRVEQSFDPPTPRRSAEFVERKGLGHPDSICDHVMESVSVALCRLYREASGRVLHHNVDKGLLIAGQTTPRPGGGTVEEPMRIVLGDRAVKTWNGQPLPVNDLAVATAQDWIGKHLRFVDPSRHVSYQVELQPGSAELRGLFQDARPSANDTSVGVGFAPLSETERLVLETEQWLNDPVTKHRWPEAGEDVKVMGVRRDRTLELTVAVAFVDRFVADETAYFRRKAALEADLHAYLTGQLKEIDGVEVRINALDVPGRGVEGMYLTVLGTSAECGDGGEVGRGNRVNGLISLSRPMTLEAAAGKNPTCHVGKIYHLLAHRIAAMVHARIEPVEEVTVWLCSRIGRPLDDPWCSSVRVALTSDASVGDVVGPIGDLVREELAGIGLFVDRLVLGELPIA, encoded by the coding sequence ATGGATGACATCCGTGTTGAGCAGTCATTCGATCCTCCCACACCCCGGCGCTCGGCCGAGTTCGTCGAGCGCAAGGGGCTTGGCCATCCCGACTCGATCTGCGACCACGTGATGGAGTCCGTCTCCGTCGCGCTTTGCCGGTTGTACCGCGAGGCATCGGGACGGGTCCTGCACCACAATGTCGATAAGGGCTTGCTGATCGCTGGGCAAACGACGCCGAGGCCTGGTGGAGGAACCGTTGAGGAGCCGATGCGGATCGTCCTTGGTGACCGTGCCGTCAAGACCTGGAACGGCCAACCGCTCCCGGTCAACGACCTGGCCGTTGCAACAGCCCAGGATTGGATCGGCAAGCACCTCCGCTTCGTCGATCCCAGCCGCCACGTCTCGTATCAGGTCGAGCTCCAGCCGGGCTCCGCCGAGCTTCGGGGGCTGTTCCAGGACGCACGCCCCTCGGCCAATGACACCTCGGTCGGCGTCGGATTCGCCCCACTCTCCGAGACCGAGCGGCTCGTGCTGGAAACCGAACAGTGGCTGAACGACCCCGTCACCAAGCATCGTTGGCCTGAGGCCGGTGAGGATGTGAAGGTCATGGGTGTCCGCCGCGACCGGACGCTGGAGCTGACCGTCGCCGTCGCGTTCGTTGATCGATTTGTTGCTGACGAGACTGCCTACTTCAGGCGCAAGGCAGCCCTTGAGGCAGACTTGCACGCGTACCTGACTGGTCAGCTCAAGGAGATCGATGGAGTCGAGGTCCGAATCAACGCGCTCGATGTCCCCGGCCGAGGTGTCGAGGGGATGTATCTTACGGTGCTCGGTACGTCGGCCGAGTGTGGTGATGGCGGCGAGGTCGGCCGCGGCAACCGCGTCAACGGCCTGATCAGTCTCAGCCGCCCCATGACCCTGGAAGCGGCCGCCGGCAAAAATCCGACCTGCCACGTCGGAAAGATCTATCACCTGCTGGCCCACCGGATCGCGGCCATGGTCCACGCCAGGATCGAGCCGGTCGAGGAGGTCACCGTTTGGCTCTGCAGTCGGATCGGCCGTCCGCTCGATGATCCCTGGTGTAGTTCGGTTCGTGTGGCCCTGACATCCGATGCCAGCGTCGGGGACGTCGTCGGCCCGATCGGCGACCTTGTCAGAGAGGAACTCGCGGGAATCGGCCTCTTCGTCGATCGTCTGGTCCTGGGCGAATTGCCCATCGCGTGA
- the ppsA gene encoding phosphoenolpyruvate synthase, translated as MAHDTDRHPQIRWFGELGIDDVPLVGGKNASLGEMYRALVPLGVRIPDGFAVTAEAYRTFLTHGRLKDRISEFLHGLDTGNLEDLRRRGHAIRHAILAADLPEDLEQALIASYDRLADPPGSLPDVAVRSSATAEDLPDASFAGQQETFLNVQGHRALLDACKRCFASLYTDRAISYRVDKGYADKDVALSVGVQRMVRADLAASGVMFSIDTETGFPDAVLINAAYGLGENVVQGSINPDEFYVFKPTLKQGCRPILQKTLGSKEFKLIYDVGGTRMTRNVPVPPDDRGRFSIDDDDILTLARWACIIEDHYSAKRGRPTPMDMEWAKDGRTGELFIVQARPETVQSQKQTDALEVYHLKLQGHILATGRSVGEKIGQGPARVVKDAHQLHEFRDGEVLVTDKTDPDWEPTMKKAAAIVTNRGGRTCHAAIVSRELGLPAIVGTSNGTKMVRDGQEVTVSCAEGEVGRVFEGLLPFEVRHIDLEELKRPRTKVMMNVGNPEEAFRLSMIPNDGVGLARLEFIIANAIKVHPVALLEYDWQEPDVKTQIDRLTAGYDEKPRFFVDRLAQGVAMIASAFYPKDVIVRLSDFKTNEYADLIGGRAYEPHEENPMLGFRGASRYYDPRYRDGFALECRAMRKVRDEMGLTNLKLMIPFCRTVEEGRKVIAELARHGLVQGEQGLEVYVMCEIPSNVILAEQFAEIFDGFSIGSNDLTQLTLGVDRDSEIVAHLFDERDEAVMTMIARVIRAARDRGRKIGICGQAPSDYPEFARFLVDQGIDSISLNPDAVLKTTVTILEAEASQADRAASSPIPAISAT; from the coding sequence ATGGCTCACGACACGGATCGGCATCCTCAGATTCGCTGGTTCGGGGAGTTGGGGATCGACGACGTCCCCCTTGTCGGTGGCAAGAATGCGTCGCTCGGCGAGATGTACCGGGCGCTGGTTCCCCTGGGAGTGCGGATTCCCGACGGGTTCGCGGTGACTGCCGAGGCCTATCGCACCTTCCTGACACACGGCCGGCTCAAGGACCGAATCTCCGAGTTTCTTCACGGCCTGGACACCGGCAACCTGGAGGACCTTAGACGCCGAGGCCATGCCATCCGCCACGCCATCCTCGCGGCCGACCTTCCCGAAGACCTGGAGCAGGCGTTGATCGCCTCCTACGACCGGTTGGCCGACCCTCCCGGAAGCCTACCGGACGTGGCCGTCCGCAGCAGTGCCACGGCCGAGGACCTGCCAGACGCCAGCTTTGCCGGCCAGCAGGAAACCTTCCTCAACGTCCAGGGCCACCGTGCCCTGCTTGATGCCTGCAAGCGCTGCTTCGCCTCGCTCTACACCGACCGGGCCATCTCCTATCGGGTCGACAAGGGCTACGCCGACAAGGACGTGGCGCTCTCGGTGGGCGTGCAACGCATGGTCCGGGCCGATCTGGCCGCCTCCGGTGTGATGTTCTCCATCGATACCGAGACCGGCTTCCCCGACGCCGTCCTCATCAACGCCGCCTACGGCCTGGGCGAAAACGTAGTTCAGGGCTCGATTAATCCCGACGAGTTCTATGTCTTCAAGCCCACGCTCAAGCAGGGATGCCGGCCGATCCTGCAAAAGACGCTCGGCTCAAAGGAGTTCAAGCTCATCTACGACGTTGGCGGCACTCGGATGACTCGAAACGTTCCCGTGCCTCCCGACGACCGAGGCCGGTTCTCCATCGACGACGACGACATCCTCACCCTGGCGCGCTGGGCCTGCATCATCGAGGACCACTACTCGGCCAAACGAGGCCGGCCGACGCCGATGGACATGGAGTGGGCCAAGGATGGCCGCACCGGCGAGTTGTTCATCGTTCAGGCCCGTCCCGAAACGGTCCAGTCGCAGAAACAAACCGATGCGCTTGAGGTCTATCACCTGAAACTACAGGGGCACATTCTCGCCACCGGCCGCAGTGTTGGCGAGAAGATCGGCCAGGGGCCGGCCCGAGTGGTCAAGGATGCTCACCAGCTCCACGAATTCCGAGACGGAGAAGTCCTGGTCACCGACAAGACCGACCCGGACTGGGAACCGACCATGAAAAAGGCCGCCGCCATTGTGACCAATCGGGGCGGCCGGACCTGCCACGCGGCGATCGTCAGCCGCGAGCTGGGCCTGCCTGCGATCGTCGGCACGAGCAATGGTACGAAAATGGTCCGCGACGGCCAGGAGGTGACGGTCTCCTGCGCCGAGGGTGAGGTCGGGCGCGTCTTCGAGGGGCTCCTGCCTTTCGAGGTCCGTCACATTGATCTGGAGGAACTCAAACGACCCCGCACCAAGGTCATGATGAACGTGGGAAACCCCGAAGAAGCCTTCCGGCTCTCGATGATCCCCAATGACGGTGTGGGACTGGCCCGGCTGGAGTTCATCATCGCCAATGCCATCAAGGTTCACCCCGTCGCCCTGCTGGAATACGACTGGCAAGAGCCGGACGTGAAGACTCAGATCGACCGCCTGACCGCCGGGTACGACGAGAAGCCCAGGTTCTTCGTCGATCGGCTGGCGCAGGGGGTGGCGATGATCGCCTCCGCGTTCTACCCAAAGGATGTGATCGTTCGACTCAGTGACTTCAAGACCAATGAGTATGCCGACCTGATTGGGGGCAGGGCGTACGAGCCTCACGAGGAGAACCCGATGCTCGGGTTCCGGGGCGCGTCGCGATACTATGATCCTCGCTATCGGGACGGGTTTGCTCTGGAATGTCGGGCCATGAGGAAGGTCCGGGACGAGATGGGCCTGACGAATCTGAAGCTCATGATCCCCTTCTGCCGGACGGTGGAAGAGGGACGCAAGGTCATCGCCGAGCTCGCCCGGCATGGGCTGGTTCAGGGCGAGCAAGGGCTGGAGGTCTATGTCATGTGCGAGATCCCCAGCAACGTCATCCTGGCCGAACAATTCGCCGAGATCTTCGACGGCTTCTCTATCGGCTCGAACGATTTGACTCAGCTCACCCTCGGCGTTGACCGCGACTCCGAAATCGTCGCCCACCTCTTTGACGAGCGTGACGAGGCGGTCATGACGATGATCGCCCGGGTGATTCGGGCGGCTCGCGATCGAGGGCGGAAGATCGGGATTTGCGGCCAGGCCCCGAGCGACTACCCGGAATTCGCCCGCTTTCTCGTCGATCAAGGAATCGACAGTATCTCACTCAATCCTGATGCGGTCCTGAAAACCACTGTCACCATCCTGGAGGCCGAGGCATCCCAGGCCGATCGGGCCGCCTCGTCTCCGATCCCGGCGATCAGCGCGACCTGA
- a CDS encoding CBS domain-containing protein, with product MSVGRICTRVVELADPDESVRSVATRMVGRGVGTLVVTNAARHPIGLVTDRDLVARVLAEGKSGDETTVLEVMTRAPSTVDEETPIERALELMRSHAIRRLPVVGGDGVLIGLVSLDDILSLLAEEFRNIGTLIEKEMPK from the coding sequence ATGTCGGTAGGAAGGATCTGCACACGGGTTGTCGAGCTGGCCGACCCTGACGAGTCTGTTCGTTCCGTCGCCACGAGAATGGTTGGGCGCGGGGTCGGCACGCTCGTCGTCACCAATGCGGCCAGGCATCCGATCGGCCTGGTTACGGATCGTGATCTTGTCGCCCGAGTGCTGGCCGAGGGGAAGTCGGGGGACGAGACGACCGTGCTCGAGGTCATGACCAGGGCCCCGTCCACGGTTGACGAGGAGACTCCGATCGAGCGAGCCCTCGAACTGATGCGAAGCCACGCCATCCGACGCCTTCCGGTGGTGGGGGGCGATGGCGTTCTGATCGGACTGGTCAGCCTGGATGACATTCTCAGTTTGCTGGCCGAGGAGTTTCGGAACATCGGCACGCTGATCGAAAAGGAAATGCCGAAGTAA
- a CDS encoding NAD(P)-dependent malic enzyme, with protein sequence MAEVKRRTDDPRSEAVRLHARHRGTVQMMPKCPIRGFGDFAIWYTPGVAASCLAIASDPDRVFEQTNRGNTVAIVSDGSRVLGLGNIGPAAGLPVMEGKALLFKYLGGVDAVPLCLSVADADTLIEVVRALEPSFGGINLEDIAQPKCFRILDTLRDAMDIPVWHDDQQGTATALLAGLTNALEVVGKPVAGLKVAMIGMGAANVATYRLLTAWGLDPSGVIACDSTGILHPGRSDIEARCSEFVDKWRICRESNAEGVVGGIAEAMRGADVCIAFAAPGPEVIRPEWVQSMAHDAVVFACANPVPEIWPDEAKRAGARVVATGRSDFPNQVNNSLVFPGLFRGVLDVRARCISNEMAIAAAETLARCGQSRGLSPGAIVPRMDDPELAPKIAAAVAAVAVEQGLARNPIAAEQVERQATERIRRTRAAAEMITSDRVLSEPIGTDPDEPDGASS encoded by the coding sequence ATGGCCGAGGTGAAGCGTCGGACAGACGATCCCAGGAGTGAGGCGGTGCGGCTCCACGCCCGCCACCGAGGAACGGTCCAGATGATGCCGAAGTGCCCGATCCGGGGGTTCGGCGACTTTGCGATCTGGTACACACCTGGCGTGGCTGCTTCGTGCCTCGCGATTGCCTCCGATCCCGATCGCGTGTTCGAGCAGACGAATCGCGGAAACACCGTGGCGATCGTCTCAGACGGATCGCGAGTCCTCGGACTCGGCAACATCGGCCCGGCCGCGGGGTTGCCGGTCATGGAAGGCAAGGCCTTGCTGTTCAAGTACCTTGGAGGGGTCGACGCGGTGCCCCTCTGTCTCTCGGTGGCTGATGCCGATACCCTGATCGAAGTGGTTCGCGCCTTGGAGCCGTCGTTCGGTGGAATCAACCTCGAGGACATTGCCCAGCCGAAGTGCTTCCGAATCCTGGACACACTCCGCGACGCGATGGACATTCCGGTCTGGCACGACGATCAGCAGGGGACGGCAACGGCGCTCCTCGCCGGGCTGACGAACGCCCTGGAGGTCGTCGGCAAGCCGGTTGCGGGCCTCAAGGTCGCGATGATCGGCATGGGAGCGGCCAACGTCGCGACCTATCGGCTTCTGACGGCCTGGGGGCTCGACCCTTCGGGAGTGATCGCCTGCGACTCGACCGGGATCCTCCACCCAGGTCGATCCGACATCGAGGCCCGCTGTTCCGAGTTCGTTGACAAGTGGCGTATCTGCCGGGAGTCGAACGCCGAGGGGGTCGTTGGAGGCATTGCCGAGGCGATGCGAGGGGCGGACGTTTGCATCGCCTTTGCAGCACCGGGGCCCGAGGTGATTCGGCCCGAGTGGGTGCAGTCGATGGCTCATGACGCAGTTGTCTTCGCCTGTGCCAATCCGGTCCCGGAGATCTGGCCCGACGAGGCGAAACGGGCGGGAGCACGCGTTGTCGCAACCGGGAGGAGCGACTTCCCCAATCAGGTCAACAACTCCCTCGTCTTCCCCGGTCTCTTTCGAGGGGTTCTTGACGTCCGGGCCCGGTGCATCAGCAACGAGATGGCGATCGCCGCGGCGGAGACCTTGGCCCGATGCGGCCAGTCGAGGGGTCTTTCTCCTGGGGCGATTGTCCCCCGGATGGACGATCCGGAGCTTGCCCCCAAAATCGCTGCCGCGGTTGCCGCGGTCGCCGTTGAGCAAGGACTGGCGCGAAACCCCATTGCCGCAGAGCAAGTCGAACGGCAAGCGACCGAGCGAATCCGACGCACCCGAGCGGCGGCCGAAATGATCACGAGCGATCGCGTGCTCTCCGAACCGATCGGCACCGATCCGGACGAGCCGGACGGCGCCTCATCATGA
- a CDS encoding hydroxymethylglutaryl-CoA reductase, whose translation MTIEQERARRYAERLLGLHTEGEWHQRLEPKMGSAAPKIRNSARMTDRAINRRWEILGSGEEVRSELLDARSNEQRERYRRNIENFVGTVKVPVGLAGPLRVNGLFAQGDYYIPLATSEAALVASYSRGAQVISAAGGCSAMLLNEGLTRAPGFIFRNLQECGRFLVWVTGQMQAFRQCVEGTTRHGRLIDMRITVEGNHVYLIFEYLTGDASGQNIATFATQAIHDYILSHSPIRPHRSYVEANLSGDKKASAQSYLFVRGKKVTAEVILPSSLVESQLRTDPRAIVECWGMGAIGGVLTGTIGVQGHFANGLAALYLACGQDVACVAESAVGVSRFEVTPEGALYGCVTLPNLMVGTIGGGTNLPSQRACLELLGLSGEGHAHALAEVAAGLCLAGELSITAAMATGTFSKAHRTLARGKRSPRIMGFA comes from the coding sequence ATGACCATCGAACAGGAGCGTGCCAGACGGTATGCGGAGCGGCTTCTCGGCTTGCACACCGAGGGTGAGTGGCATCAGCGGCTTGAGCCGAAGATGGGATCTGCGGCGCCGAAGATCCGGAACAGCGCCCGGATGACGGATCGCGCGATCAATCGCCGTTGGGAAATCCTCGGATCGGGCGAAGAGGTCAGATCCGAACTGCTCGACGCTCGCTCGAACGAGCAACGAGAGCGCTACCGAAGGAACATCGAGAATTTCGTCGGTACGGTCAAGGTTCCGGTCGGCCTCGCAGGTCCCCTTCGCGTCAATGGCCTCTTCGCTCAGGGGGACTATTACATTCCGCTGGCGACCTCGGAGGCCGCGCTCGTTGCGTCGTACAGCCGGGGGGCTCAGGTGATCAGCGCGGCCGGCGGCTGTTCGGCAATGCTGCTCAACGAGGGGCTCACCCGCGCACCGGGATTCATTTTCCGAAACCTCCAGGAGTGCGGCCGCTTCCTCGTCTGGGTGACAGGCCAGATGCAAGCCTTCCGCCAATGCGTCGAGGGCACGACGAGGCACGGCCGACTCATCGACATGCGAATCACCGTTGAGGGGAACCACGTCTATCTGATCTTCGAGTACCTGACCGGGGACGCTTCGGGCCAGAACATCGCGACATTCGCCACCCAGGCGATCCACGACTACATTCTTTCGCATTCCCCGATCCGACCACACCGATCCTACGTCGAGGCGAACCTTTCAGGAGACAAGAAGGCGTCGGCTCAGTCGTACCTTTTCGTCCGAGGCAAGAAGGTGACGGCGGAAGTGATCCTTCCTTCGTCTCTGGTCGAATCGCAACTCCGCACTGATCCCCGAGCGATTGTCGAGTGCTGGGGCATGGGAGCGATTGGGGGGGTGCTCACCGGGACGATCGGGGTCCAGGGTCACTTTGCCAACGGACTGGCTGCGCTCTACCTAGCTTGTGGCCAGGATGTCGCCTGTGTAGCCGAGTCCGCGGTGGGTGTTTCTCGATTTGAGGTGACTCCGGAGGGTGCGCTTTACGGTTGTGTAACACTCCCGAACCTGATGGTGGGCACGATTGGAGGCGGGACCAACCTCCCGAGTCAGCGGGCCTGCCTGGAGCTCCTCGGGCTCTCGGGGGAGGGCCATGCTCACGCACTGGCCGAGGTCGCCGCGGGGCTCTGCCTGGCCGGCGAGCTCTCGATCACCGCGGCCATGGCCACCGGCACCTTTTCGAAGGCCCACCGGACCCTCGCTCGGGGAAAACGATCACCGAGGATCATGGGGTTTGCTTGA
- a CDS encoding 2-oxoacid:acceptor oxidoreductase family protein, whose product MSTQTVRGAGLEQRSVNRDGFGPSGPSLRIRVRFHGRGGQGVKTAGRILGTGAFLSGYHCQDFPVYGAERRGAPVASFARIGNRPIDERGVISEPDLILVADATLLDDPAAGVLAGNEAASALFLNGNPDAPLPDLGNRLHLIRWDLTGAAIGRLGRAGALSAGLGAAAARFVGIVAEEQLVEAIRSEFTHLGLSTGEVDANVAFGLDVFRALPTVSFRDVAETEEGLGDSVVPMIPADPLAGGPNVISPGNATLRDTGAWRLERPVIDRDRCTRCGLCLIRCPDGAISWDEEGLPVIDEQHCKGCLICRQICPIHGIGLEEEARP is encoded by the coding sequence ATGTCGACACAGACAGTCCGGGGTGCCGGACTTGAACAACGATCCGTCAATCGGGACGGCTTCGGGCCGTCGGGGCCTTCGCTCCGCATTCGGGTCCGGTTTCATGGTCGAGGCGGCCAGGGGGTCAAGACCGCCGGCCGGATTCTGGGTACCGGGGCATTCCTCTCCGGATATCATTGCCAGGATTTCCCGGTCTACGGAGCCGAGCGACGGGGTGCTCCGGTGGCGTCCTTCGCCCGGATCGGCAACCGGCCGATCGATGAGCGGGGTGTGATCTCGGAACCGGACCTGATCCTCGTCGCCGATGCGACCTTGCTGGATGACCCTGCCGCTGGGGTGCTTGCCGGGAACGAGGCTGCCTCGGCACTTTTCCTCAACGGCAACCCCGATGCTCCACTCCCCGACCTTGGGAACCGTCTCCACCTGATCCGATGGGATCTGACCGGCGCGGCGATCGGAAGGCTCGGTCGGGCTGGTGCGCTGAGTGCTGGCCTCGGTGCGGCGGCCGCTCGGTTTGTTGGGATCGTGGCTGAGGAGCAGCTTGTTGAGGCGATCCGATCGGAGTTTACCCATCTTGGACTGTCAACGGGGGAGGTTGACGCGAATGTCGCCTTCGGCCTCGACGTCTTTCGCGCCTTGCCGACCGTCTCATTTCGAGACGTCGCCGAGACCGAGGAAGGGCTGGGCGATTCGGTAGTTCCGATGATCCCGGCCGACCCTCTGGCCGGGGGTCCAAACGTGATCAGCCCCGGCAACGCAACACTTCGGGACACTGGAGCATGGCGCCTGGAGCGGCCCGTCATTGATCGCGACCGCTGTACCCGATGCGGACTCTGTCTGATCCGATGTCCCGACGGGGCGATCTCCTGGGATGAGGAGGGTCTGCCGGTCATCGACGAGCAGCACTGCAAGGGGTGCCTCATCTGCCGCCAGATCTGCCCGATCCACGGGATCGGTCTCGAAGAGGAGGCGAGGCCATGA
- a CDS encoding pyruvate synthase yields the protein MTRTMLTGNAAAAWGARLAEACYVPAFPITPQTEIIETLAGWFADGSMRGRFVTLDSEHSMMTAAGAAAAAGVRTFAATSSQGLLYAMEVLYTVAGWRVPFVLVNVSRGLSAPITLGPDHNDVLAARDSGFIQLHAETCQEVLDSILMAYRIAEDDRVSVPVLVNLDGFFLSFTREPVELPDPEEVRRFLAAPESRPPGFSASRPAARGVAVLEGPTYSYFRYQLHLAVEQARVVHEEAAEEFERRFGRRHGMIDGYQLDDAETVLIMAGSFATKGRAAVDRWRAEGRRVGLLRLRMIRPWPTAELAAALSGRKAVAVLDQDLAPGLGGILFQEVAAVLARCPVRPSILRSFVGGLGGKEISRAEFDHVLQVTEQAGPNEGPVGPVLLMTAREAEQVGQRLRIAGHVPEEALP from the coding sequence ATGACTAGAACCATGCTCACCGGGAACGCCGCGGCAGCCTGGGGAGCTCGGCTCGCCGAAGCCTGCTATGTGCCCGCGTTTCCGATCACCCCTCAGACCGAGATCATCGAGACCCTCGCGGGTTGGTTTGCCGATGGGTCGATGCGAGGCCGGTTCGTCACGCTGGACAGCGAGCATTCGATGATGACCGCCGCCGGCGCCGCCGCGGCGGCCGGGGTCCGAACCTTCGCCGCCACCTCCAGCCAAGGGTTGCTCTACGCAATGGAGGTGCTCTACACAGTCGCGGGCTGGCGCGTGCCCTTTGTTCTCGTGAATGTCTCTCGGGGACTCTCAGCGCCGATTACCCTCGGTCCGGATCACAATGACGTGTTGGCCGCCCGCGATTCGGGATTCATCCAACTCCACGCGGAGACCTGCCAGGAGGTGCTCGACTCGATCCTGATGGCCTATCGGATTGCGGAGGACGATCGCGTCTCGGTCCCGGTCCTTGTGAACCTCGACGGCTTCTTTCTCTCGTTCACAAGGGAGCCGGTCGAACTTCCCGACCCTGAGGAGGTGCGACGGTTCCTCGCGGCCCCCGAGTCGAGGCCCCCGGGCTTCTCGGCGTCCCGGCCGGCGGCGCGGGGGGTCGCGGTGCTGGAAGGGCCGACCTACAGCTATTTCCGGTATCAACTCCACCTTGCCGTCGAGCAAGCTCGGGTCGTCCACGAGGAGGCAGCCGAGGAGTTCGAGCGCCGCTTTGGACGCCGGCACGGGATGATCGATGGATACCAACTGGACGATGCCGAGACGGTCTTGATCATGGCCGGGTCGTTCGCCACCAAGGGTCGGGCGGCTGTGGACCGCTGGCGAGCGGAAGGCCGCCGTGTCGGCCTGCTCCGCCTGAGGATGATCCGGCCCTGGCCGACGGCCGAACTTGCGGCGGCGCTCTCGGGTCGGAAAGCGGTTGCGGTCCTCGACCAGGATCTCGCGCCCGGCTTGGGGGGCATCCTGTTTCAAGAGGTCGCCGCCGTGCTCGCCCGCTGCCCGGTTCGACCTTCGATCCTCCGGTCGTTCGTCGGCGGACTTGGAGGCAAAGAGATTAGCCGAGCCGAATTTGATCATGTGCTTCAGGTCACCGAACAGGCCGGTCCGAACGAGGGTCCGGTTGGGCCGGTGCTGCTCATGACCGCCCGAGAAGCCGAACAGGTCGGGCAACGGCTCCGGATCGCGGGGCACGTCCCGGAGGAGGCGCTGCCATGA